The Yamadazyma tenuis chromosome 2, complete sequence sequence ATAACccttcaatctcatcatTCAAAGCCTGGTACAGCTTTAAATTAGTCTTTTCGTTTAAACACACGTTTTCTTGACTATACTTAACTGATTCAATGGTCTCTGACTCAAACTGCACGACTTTTGTCCACGCCTTCTCGTTCTCTTTGAACTGCTTGATGTGGTCTCCAAAATTTCCTATCATATAGTTTATTCTGGAAAGACGACCCTTTAAGTAATCTCTGGTAATGTTTCGGAATTCCTTCTGAATCAGgtcttccaagtccttcatTTCTCCGTTATTCATGGCAAGTAACTCGACAATTTGACTAGCGTCAAACTGTTCTGAATTCCTCCTCTTTGTAACCAGTTGCAGGTCACTGGAACCAATATTAGAGGGGTTACTTTCAGGTTTTTTTGGACTGCTCTCGAGATTTAGTTCTTGACTACTTCCTGTAGAGTTGTCATAGCTTTTGCTCTCTTGTGAACTCCCTCTGGCAGTGTGTCTTTCAGACATAACGGAGTCGGTGGTGGGTTTATTTTCGCTTTGGCAGCATTTTTTTGCGATATTGCAGAGGGTCGTGTGCGAGTCGGTATGCTGCAGCACAACAAGCTACCACTTCGAGGAATGGGACTCTATTAACCTAAATAATTTTCCTATTCAATATTAGAGTATATACTTGCACTGAAGGCATCAAGGCATTCTAGGTCATTTATATGGTTAATGTAATCGTTACCAGCCAATTCATTATCGTTAATATTCTCGTTACTGTTGGAGGTGGCGGTACTGTTGTTGCAGAGGATTTCACACTGAATTGATAATTGGGCCAAcaaattggccaacttcaagttcatgttACCACTTAATGGAGATAGATTGGAATTCAACGTTTGTAAGCAAGAGTGAACCATTTGAGACAAGTTATTGGCGAAAACATCACTGCTGGTAATAAGGTTGGTTTCgtttatcaacttcaaaaattcGTCATTGTACTCATTGATTAATGATGGGGTTGTGTTGAGTAGCGTCAAGTTtaaatcatcaaagttAGGCCAGATCGTGCTTATGACCAATTCTTTATCAGCATTTATGGAGTCAACCGTATCAGCAAGTAAAACTGAAAAGTCGTTCAAGGACATCTCTGTTCTGGCATTGATCAGACGGAACTTGCTTTCAACTTTACTTTCGATTTCATAATTAAGAGCCACCCACCCCTTGTTCAAGAGCCACCAACTAAGACTCAAATAGCTCTGTTCAATCAAGTAAATCTCGTTATTGTCTACCGAATCTGGCTTGGATCCATTGGTCATCAAAATGGCACTTTGCAAGTAAGACTTTCTGGCCAAGATATTCAATTGTAAACGAGTTAAGAGCAACAATGAGGAAATGGAGTAAATTAATGTCAAGAATCTAGTAACAGTTTTGATCTTTAACAACCGCCATAATTCGGTCTTGGACTTATTCAAATACAAAGACAAATCGTTATCATTGGCATTGGAGTGTAAAATCAAATTGTCGGTGGTTAATAAGCTGTCACTGATTTCCTTGGGGATAGAGCTTGAGGAGGCGCTCAAGTTG is a genomic window containing:
- the PEX3 gene encoding peroxin (EggNog:ENOG503NZ41; COG:M,U) — its product is MAIFSSLSGFFNRNKRKIIIASTLSVSLYYLINHFVVKKLRSFQDSLRQELFIKEQIKRRFIQTQNDCYYTLIALLPVLVPPIIDNSPTEMITKALKLKKSNLSASSSSIPKEISDSLLTTDNLILHSNANDNDLSLYLNKSKTELWRLLKIKTVTRFLTLIYSISSLLLLTRLQLNILARKSYLQSAILMTNGSKPDSVDNNEIYLIEQSYLSLSWWLLNKGWVALNYEIESKVESKFRSINARTEMSLNDFSVLLADTVDSINADKELVISTIWPNFDDLNLTLLNTTPSLINEYNDEFLKLINETNLITSSDVFANNLSQMVHSCLQTLNSNLSPLSGNMNLKLANLLAQLSIQCEILCNNSTATSNSNENINDNELAGNDYINHINDLECLDAFSAKQFDASQIVELLAMNNGEMKDLEDSIQKEFRNITRDYLKGRLSRINYMIGNFGDHIKQFKENEKAWTKVVQFESETIESVKYSQENVCLNEKTNLKSYQALNDEIEGLLKNTQSPMDIDKYLTKTNDQVLPFSESFTKLISGYARDLFTLSEENRLQTDLIKTHMENSRIIIWQQFRSNLINYKYYLIDKCLEELADIEREEQGLNSSKHKISQWDDYHNSLVSSTKGINSDTRNYIANKFVKRNRVELTNIKLNNLNNKHRFDRSQNNYNPYINPNKRVKLSVCQGLGDDEINDDLFMIKNKVIVDDSDGHDYDLINDKDSSVDGNFPLTPKADELQTEYDRLLNLRTEEDNQKVELPLLPPIECFPLNM